One genomic segment of Burkholderia pyrrocinia includes these proteins:
- a CDS encoding EAL domain-containing protein: MSMIEIDPPGFQPPRPVAGDDGNRRTVLYGGYTVFSVFQPVFSVSHRRAIGYHASLRAHDEESHQVASHEVFTQAARRGDLLELGRLAESLHLGNFHAFDSHDEWLFLSLHPAALMDTIYGDALLANLKALGLPPHRVVLEVPEQAGGETPRYAAIVDGLRKAGFLIALGGFGAKHSNIDRVWHLHPDIVTLDRGILAQASEHSHLERVLPGLVSLLHESGQLVLMGGLATERDAMIALECNVDFVQGQYFAGPSVDPVQPQAAAGCMDTLSAALRRRVAQRERKQAERLAPYVAALEKASRKLGAGESLIDAAAAVLGLPETARCFLLDASGRQIGDNVLARGSVSQRAKRFRPLLHSEGASWERRPYFIDAMRAPGRVHLTPPYLSINEAHLCVTASIAAPVAAGMQVLCVDINWEAALNRE; this comes from the coding sequence ATGAGCATGATCGAAATCGATCCCCCCGGCTTTCAGCCGCCCCGCCCCGTCGCCGGCGACGACGGGAACCGGCGCACCGTGCTGTACGGCGGCTACACCGTGTTCAGCGTGTTCCAGCCCGTTTTCTCGGTGTCGCACCGCCGCGCGATCGGCTATCACGCCTCGCTGCGTGCGCACGACGAGGAAAGCCACCAGGTGGCGTCGCACGAGGTGTTCACGCAGGCGGCACGGCGCGGCGACCTGCTCGAACTCGGCCGGCTCGCCGAATCGCTGCATCTCGGCAACTTCCACGCGTTCGACAGTCACGACGAATGGCTCTTCCTGAGCCTGCATCCGGCCGCGCTGATGGACACCATCTACGGCGACGCGCTGCTCGCGAACCTGAAGGCGCTCGGGCTGCCACCGCACCGCGTGGTGCTCGAGGTGCCCGAGCAGGCGGGCGGCGAGACGCCGCGCTACGCGGCGATCGTCGACGGGCTGCGCAAGGCCGGCTTCCTGATCGCGCTCGGCGGGTTCGGCGCGAAGCATTCGAACATCGACCGCGTGTGGCACCTGCATCCCGACATCGTCACGCTCGACCGCGGCATCCTCGCGCAGGCGAGCGAACACTCGCATCTCGAACGCGTGCTGCCGGGGCTCGTGTCGCTGCTGCACGAATCCGGCCAGCTCGTGCTGATGGGCGGCCTCGCGACCGAGCGCGACGCAATGATCGCGCTCGAGTGCAACGTCGATTTCGTGCAGGGCCAGTATTTCGCGGGGCCGAGCGTCGACCCGGTGCAGCCGCAGGCCGCCGCCGGCTGCATGGACACGCTGTCGGCCGCGTTGCGGCGGCGCGTCGCGCAACGCGAGCGCAAGCAGGCGGAACGGCTCGCGCCGTATGTCGCCGCGCTGGAGAAGGCAAGCCGGAAGCTTGGCGCGGGCGAATCGCTCATCGACGCGGCCGCCGCGGTGCTCGGGCTGCCCGAGACCGCGCGCTGCTTCCTGCTCGACGCATCGGGGCGCCAGATCGGCGACAACGTGCTCGCACGCGGCAGCGTGTCGCAGCGCGCCAAGCGCTTCCGGCCGCTGCTGCATTCCGAAGGCGCGAGCTGGGAGCGCCGCCCGTACTTCATCGACGCAATGCGCGCGCCGGGCCGCGTGCATCTGACGCCGCCGTACCTGTCGATCAACGAGGCACACCTGTGCGTGACCGCGTCGATCGCCGCACCCGTCGCGGCCGGCATGCAGGTGCTCTGCGTCGACATCAACTGGGAAGCGGCGCTCAACCGCGAATGA
- the mdtD gene encoding multidrug transporter subunit MdtD encodes MFQRPPAAAPGEKNLTVMLWLVATGFFMQTLDSTIVNTALPSMAASLGESPLRMQSVVIAYSLTMAVMIPVSGWLADTFGTRRVFFSAILVFSLGSLLCANAHTLTQLVAFRVVQGVGGAMLLPVGRLAVLRTFPAERYLSALSFVAIPGLIGPLIGPTLGGWLVKIASWHWIFLINVPVGVAGCIATFYSMPDSRNPAVGRFDLKGYLLLTIGMVAISLSLDGLADLGMQHAAVLVLLILSLACFVAYGLYAVRAPQPIFSLELFRIHTFSVGLLGNLFARIGSGAMPYLIPLLLQVSLGYSAFEAGLMMLPVAAAGMFSKRIITRLITQHGYRKVLLANTIMVGVMMASFALMRDTVPVWVKVVHLALFGGFNSMQFTAMNTLTLKDLGTGGASSGNSLFSLVQMLSMSLGVTVAGALLATFTGMLRTVTPSNTLPAFHATFICVGIITAASAWIFAQLAPEIRGGARKTDPSERA; translated from the coding sequence ATGTTCCAACGCCCGCCCGCCGCCGCTCCCGGCGAAAAGAACCTCACCGTGATGCTCTGGCTCGTTGCGACGGGCTTCTTCATGCAGACGCTCGATTCGACGATCGTCAATACGGCGCTGCCGTCGATGGCCGCGAGCCTCGGCGAATCGCCGCTGCGGATGCAATCGGTCGTGATCGCGTACTCGCTGACGATGGCGGTGATGATCCCCGTGTCGGGCTGGCTCGCCGATACGTTCGGCACCCGGCGCGTGTTCTTCAGCGCGATCCTGGTCTTCTCGCTCGGCTCGCTGCTGTGCGCGAACGCGCATACGCTGACGCAGCTCGTCGCGTTCCGCGTCGTGCAGGGAGTCGGCGGCGCGATGCTGCTGCCGGTCGGGCGGCTCGCGGTGCTGCGCACCTTTCCGGCCGAACGCTACCTGTCCGCGCTGTCGTTCGTCGCGATTCCCGGCCTGATCGGCCCGTTGATCGGGCCGACGCTCGGCGGCTGGCTCGTGAAGATCGCGTCGTGGCACTGGATCTTCCTGATCAACGTGCCGGTCGGCGTCGCCGGCTGCATCGCGACCTTCTATTCGATGCCCGATTCGCGCAACCCGGCCGTCGGCCGCTTCGACCTGAAGGGCTATCTGCTGCTGACGATCGGCATGGTCGCGATCTCGCTGTCGCTCGACGGGCTCGCCGATCTCGGCATGCAGCACGCAGCCGTGCTCGTGCTGCTGATCCTGAGCCTCGCGTGCTTCGTCGCGTACGGGCTGTATGCGGTGCGCGCGCCGCAACCGATCTTCTCGCTCGAACTGTTCAGGATCCACACGTTCAGCGTCGGGCTGCTCGGCAATCTGTTCGCGCGGATCGGCAGCGGCGCGATGCCGTACCTGATCCCGCTGCTGCTGCAGGTGAGCCTCGGCTATTCGGCGTTCGAGGCCGGGCTGATGATGCTGCCGGTGGCGGCGGCCGGGATGTTCTCGAAGCGGATCATCACGCGCCTGATCACGCAGCACGGCTACCGCAAGGTGCTGCTCGCGAACACGATCATGGTCGGCGTGATGATGGCGAGCTTCGCGCTGATGCGCGACACGGTGCCCGTGTGGGTGAAGGTCGTGCACCTCGCGCTGTTCGGCGGCTTCAACTCGATGCAGTTCACCGCGATGAACACGCTGACGCTGAAGGACCTCGGCACGGGTGGCGCAAGCAGCGGCAACAGCCTGTTCTCGCTCGTGCAGATGCTGTCGATGAGCCTCGGCGTCACGGTCGCCGGCGCGCTGCTCGCGACGTTCACGGGCATGCTGCGCACCGTGACGCCGAGCAACACGCTGCCCGCGTTCCATGCGACGTTCATCTGCGTCGGGATCATCACGGCCGCATCCGCATGGATCTTCGCGCAGCTCGCGCCCGAGATCCGCGGCGGCGCGCGCAAGACGGACCCGTCCGAGCGCGCATGA